Proteins encoded in a region of the Cataglyphis hispanica isolate Lineage 1 chromosome 14, ULB_Chis1_1.0, whole genome shotgun sequence genome:
- the LOC126854541 gene encoding U7 snRNA-associated Sm-like protein LSm10 isoform X2, with translation MCRVFCVLPLIVSLTFAMAMYSKRERHFLYNSLAILLKAVEKQRTTIDLRNEASIFGIVEQADAYMNVIMRDCVFTDPREDSFKFEMFFVQARNIRCVHIPPNIRIIPAIKEQLKQLSGPSKEMKNTKYTFKNKRIQQRQQEGLAAVEQILESRDETQNK, from the exons ATGTGTCGTGTGTTTTGCGTACTCCCGCTTATTGTTAGCCTCACATTCGCGATGGCAATGTACTCGAAACGCGAGAGACATTTTCTCTACAACAGCCTGGCAATTCTGCTGAAGGCTGTGGAGAAGCAGCGAACGACAATAGATCTGCGAAACGAAGCGTCGATTTTCGGCATCGTCGAACAAGCCGACGC aTACATGAATGTCATAATGAGAGACTGCGTGTTTACGGATCCGCGCGAGGATTCGTTCAAGTTTGAAATGTTCTTCGTGCAGGCGAGAAACATCCGTTGCGTTCATATCCCGCCGAAT atacgGATTATACCAGCTATCAAGGAACAGTTAAAGCAATTAAGTGGTCCATCAAAGGAAATgaagaatacaaaatatacttttaaaaataaacgcaTTCAGCAAAGGCAACAGGAAGGCCTCGCAGCTGTAGAACAAATTTTAGAAAGTAGGGAtgaaacacaaaataaat
- the LOC126854541 gene encoding uncharacterized protein LOC126854541 isoform X1 yields MIKVLSPCHSTVKIVCRHAPVYKRVISKTETLFGAIVYIDSCQYSSKVFNKFEEFGKSIKVNMDVFKFTDYDCIGFDLDNTLLRYNITNLVQREYEILARFLVDERKYSAKHLLKPLTDNDLDFMQKGLLLDAERGNILRIRIIPAIKEQLKQLSGPSKEMKNTKYTFKNKRIQQRQQEGLAAVEQILESRDETQNK; encoded by the exons ATGATTAAGGTATTGAGTCCTTGTCATAGTACTGTCAAGATTGTATGCAGACACGCCCCTGTATATAAACGTGTAATCAGTAAAACAGAAACATTATTCGGTGCGATTGTGTATATAGACTCTTGTCAATACAGTTccaaagtatttaataaatttgaagaatttgGTAAATCCATTAAAGTTAACATGGATGTATTCAAATTCACCGACTATGATTGCATTGGTTTTGACTTGGACAATACCTTGCTGCGttacaatattacaaatcTAGTGCAAAGAGAGTATGAGATATTAGCTAGATTCTTGGTGGATGAACGGAAATACAGTGCAAAACATCTTTTAAAGCCGTTGACAGACAATGATTTGGATTTCATGCAAAAGGGATTATTGTTAGATGCTGAAAGAGGAAACATACTCAGG atacgGATTATACCAGCTATCAAGGAACAGTTAAAGCAATTAAGTGGTCCATCAAAGGAAATgaagaatacaaaatatacttttaaaaataaacgcaTTCAGCAAAGGCAACAGGAAGGCCTCGCAGCTGTAGAACAAATTTTAGAAAGTAGGGAtgaaacacaaaataaat
- the LOC126854554 gene encoding ER membrane protein complex subunit 6 isoform X1 gives MLGKIKTKQEKSGEIVAYSEAAVVNNAAVVEYCKISMAALSGGTAGLLGLTGLYGFGFYIFAVFGLWAMLLMKAGGQWKKYFISRRHLLTSGFFGGLCIFIWNGSRLLRTICNIYDNAIINT, from the exons ATGttgggaaaaataaaaacaaagcaGGAGAAAAGTGGCG AGATTGTTGCGTATAGTGAGGCAGCAGTTGTAAACAATGCTGCGGTTGtagaatattgtaaaatatcaatGGCAGCTTTGTCAGGTGGTACAGCTGGTTTACTAGGATTGACTGGGTTATATggatttggattttatatttttgcagttTTTGGGCTATGG gCAATGCTATTGATGAAAGCTGGTGGTCAGtggaaaaaatactttattagcaGACGGCATTTATTAACAAGCGGTTTCTTTGGAGGGCTTTGT atttttatatgGAATGGTTCACGTTTACTGAGGACAATTTGCAACATTTAtgataatgcaattataaatacataa
- the LOC126854540 gene encoding excitatory amino acid transporter-like — protein sequence MSLGQRISGAVAVLRGTSTDAKEGGHTSCTEEDIEKMTSEEEVEVKAQRKVTALDRLQMVIEWMGNNLLLALTIAGVLVGLGLGFLGRLANLTPQSITLVSFPGEILMRMLKMFILPLIISSLISGMAQLDVQRSGRIGVRALTYYSITTILAAIVGIAMVLMIHPGDPRIKTTVAAVVKAEEAKVSTVDAILDIIRNMVPENLVQACFQQVQTSYVKKKVVVIGNLNQSEYILEPTLVYKDGTNVMGMIVFCIIFGVLAGQIGPRGKLMVDFFVVLNEIIMKLVTIIVVWYSPFGIMCLIAGKIMSIANLAATAQMLGLYMVTVILGLMIHAIITLPMIYWFMTRKNPAVFFRGMMQAWVTALGTASSAATLPITFRCLEENNKIDTRVTRFVVAVGATVNMDGTALYEAVAAIFIAQLNGISLGFVEVITVSLTATLASVGAASIPSAALVTMLLVLTALGLPTNDVSLLFAIDWMLDRIRTSINVLGDGYGAGIVYHLSKAELDKMDEERRLEALEIGRPFEIVTESRQQETIAHEQTSETKI from the exons ATGTCTTTAGGACAACGCATTTCCGGCGCTGTTGCGGTTCTCCGCGGAACCTCGACGGATGCCAAGGAGGGTGGCCACAc GTCATGCACAGAGGAGGATATCGAGAAGATGACATCCGAGGAAGAGGTCGAGGTGAAAGCGCAGCGTAAAGTAACGGCGCTCGACAGATTACAGATG GTGATAGAATGGATGGGAAATAATTTGCTTCTGGCACTGACCATCGCTGGAGTTTTGGTGGGACTAGGTCTCGGGTTTCTGGGGCGATTGGCCAATCTCACCCCGCAATCTATAACTCTCGTCAGTTTTCCGGGAGAGATCCTTATGCGGATGTTGAAGATGTTTATCTTGCCACTCATCATCTCGTCGCTAATCTCGG gaATGGCACAACTAGACGTTCAAAGATCAGGAAGAATAGGGGTCAGAGCGTTAACATACTACTCGATAACAACCATTCTCGCCGCCATAGTGGGTATCGCGATGGTATTGATGATCCATCCCGGTGACCCACGAATCAAAACTACGGTTGCGGCGGTTGTGAAAGCCGAGGAGGCGAAAGTTTCCACTGTAGACGCGATCCTCGATATAATTCG aAACATGGTGCCGGAGAACCTGGTACAAGCATGCTTCCAGCAAGTTCAGACTTCCTACGTGAAGAAGAAAGTGGTCGTAATCGGCAATTTGAATCAGAGCGAATATATACTAGAGCCGACCTTGGTTTACAAGGACGGCACGAACGTAATGGGCATGATTGTGTTCTGCATTATCTTTGGCGTGCTCGCGGGCCAGATAGGACCTCGCGGCAAGCTGATGGTGGACTTTTTCGTGGTGCTAAACGAGATTATCATGAAACTCGTCACGATCATCGTGGTCTG GTATTCTCCGTTCGGAATTATGTGTCTGATAGCTGGAAAAATTATGTCTATTGCAAATCTGGCGGCAACTGCTCAAATGTTAGGTCTATACATGGTAACAGTTATATTGGGCTTGATGATTCACGCGATTATCACATTGCCGATGATCTATTGGTTTATGACTCGAAAGAATCCAGCTGTATTCTTTAGAGGCATGATGCAAGCCTGGGTGACTGCGCTGGGTACAGCTTCGAG TGCAGCAACTTTGCCTATAACTTTTCGTTGTCTCGAAGAAAACAATAAGATTGATACACGAGTGACACGTTTCGTCGTGGCAGTCGGTGCTACCGTAAATATGGATGGCACGGCTCTTTACGAAGCCGTGGCTGCGATATTTATCGCACAATTGAATGGAATCTCATTAGGATTCGTTGAAGTTATTACGGTCAG CCTTACAGCTACCTTGGCAAGCGTCGGGGCTGCAAGCATCCCCAGCGCTGCATTAGTCACCATGCTGTTGGTGCTAACCGCCTTGGGCCTTCCTACGAATGATGTTTCTCTATTGTTCGCTATCGATTGGATGCT TGATCGGATCAGGACTTCGATCAACGTTCTGGGCGATGGTTACGGGGCCGGAATAGTTTATCACTTAAGCAAAGCGGAACTAGATAAGATGGACGAGGAGCGAAGATTGGAAGCCTTGGAAATTGGAAGACCCTTCGAAATTGTCACCGAAAGCCGTCAACAAGAGACAATAGCGCACGAACAAACTTCCGAGACAAAAATTTGA
- the LOC126854554 gene encoding ER membrane protein complex subunit 6 isoform X2: protein MLGKIKTKQEKSGEIVAYSEAAVVNNAAVVEYCKISMAALSGGTAGLLGLTGLYGFGFYIFAVFGLWAMLLMKAGGQWKKYFISRRHLLTSGFFGGLCTYVLFWTFLYGMVHVY from the exons ATGttgggaaaaataaaaacaaagcaGGAGAAAAGTGGCG AGATTGTTGCGTATAGTGAGGCAGCAGTTGTAAACAATGCTGCGGTTGtagaatattgtaaaatatcaatGGCAGCTTTGTCAGGTGGTACAGCTGGTTTACTAGGATTGACTGGGTTATATggatttggattttatatttttgcagttTTTGGGCTATGG gCAATGCTATTGATGAAAGCTGGTGGTCAGtggaaaaaatactttattagcaGACGGCATTTATTAACAAGCGGTTTCTTTGGAGGGCTTTGT ACATACGTATTATTCTGGAC atttttatatgGAATGGTTCACGTTTACTGA